A region from the Citrobacter koseri ATCC BAA-895 genome encodes:
- a CDS encoding flagellin, with protein sequence MSLSIFTSASSMASTNALNKSNNLLSTAMERLGTGKRINSAADDAAGLQIATRLQGQTNGMAVAQRNISDATALLQTAEGAFDEVSNIMYRMKDLATQAANDTNTTKDRDAINAEMNDLNAELKNIMGNTSYAGDKLFGTGGKFADSLNFQIGSSSGETMTVSLGDELGGTASGLFSASGFSGIGDWNNTASGINIGSASDATAMMNSLETALNDVGAVRSKMGASINRLGHTAANLANMKDNTDLALSNIQDADFASEASSMTRNQMLAQTSMSMLKQSNSMSSMVMSLLG encoded by the coding sequence ATGTCGCTTTCGATTTTCACCAGTGCTTCTTCTATGGCATCCACCAATGCCCTGAATAAATCCAACAATCTGCTGTCTACCGCAATGGAGCGTCTGGGCACCGGCAAACGCATCAACTCCGCAGCGGACGATGCGGCCGGCTTGCAGATTGCCACTCGCCTTCAGGGGCAGACCAACGGCATGGCCGTTGCGCAGCGTAACATCTCTGATGCCACCGCACTGCTGCAAACCGCAGAAGGCGCGTTCGACGAAGTGAGCAACATCATGTACCGCATGAAAGATCTCGCCACCCAGGCAGCGAACGACACCAACACCACCAAAGACCGTGATGCCATCAACGCTGAAATGAACGACCTGAATGCCGAACTGAAAAACATCATGGGCAACACGTCTTATGCAGGCGATAAATTATTCGGTACCGGCGGTAAATTTGCCGATTCCCTGAACTTCCAGATTGGTTCTTCCTCTGGAGAAACCATGACCGTGAGCCTGGGTGATGAACTGGGCGGTACAGCGAGTGGCCTGTTTAGCGCTTCTGGTTTCTCGGGTATCGGTGACTGGAACAACACCGCTTCCGGTATCAACATCGGGAGCGCCTCCGACGCTACGGCGATGATGAACTCTCTGGAAACGGCGCTGAATGACGTCGGCGCCGTGCGCTCCAAAATGGGTGCGAGCATTAACCGTCTGGGCCACACCGCGGCCAACCTGGCAAACATGAAAGACAACACCGATCTGGCGCTAAGCAATATTCAGGATGCGGACTTCGCCAGCGAAGCCTCCTCCATGACGCGTAACCAGATGCTGGCGCAGACCAGCATGTCCATGCTGAAACAGTCCAACAGCATGTCCAGCATGGTGATGTCTCTGCTGGGTTAA